Proteins encoded within one genomic window of Aquarana catesbeiana isolate 2022-GZ linkage group LG03, ASM4218655v1, whole genome shotgun sequence:
- the ZBED4 gene encoding zinc finger BED domain-containing protein 4: METSTIKVEQDDEMHGEVSHVQIKTEANEIKEGKIKAGESGDEQEDKEQHCPDTSQTLSTENEEDYGILFSQYTTTLYDAAMEAVTQSILTNKNISNRKKSPAWNHFFISPRDSTKAICMYCMKEFSRGKNEKDLSTSCLMRHVRRAHPRVLASENGNSSGISYSPPTLVLPLQPPDVVDTSIAPTKMRKLATKVSPEKVVDEPSSVISSDEISSDVSISEKNVKEEVSASPSAVPNSQSDESAENITEKPISNPKNSSGSRRRSAVWKHFYLSPLDNSKAVCIHCMNEFSRGKNGKDLGTSCLIRHMWRAHRSIVLQENSGGTSLPPPYSVPPTLLPSILPADGEVVSAAASPGKMGKDPVSVPPSPDRVSEDLQYCSSNGDLIIDDGTPVLHSSENVGEALCSPGKTKQCHGSSGYDAPVQQNKKVIKRLKSEVWLHFTLSPNDNLKAVCRYCNCMISRGKNGDFGTSCLMRHLYRRHPEIVLNQKSFDVSLANSPYATLASAECSSSKMIDLSTVAVHDNQVVFPSNSKKTSKLWNHFSICSADSTKVICMHCGRTISRGKKPTNLGTSCLLRHLQRFHSNVLQTNGVSETSPSADVHLPGNSGLSVSSFDETNDKFSDSHPVAKKITSLVAEMIALDLQPYSFVDNVGFNRLLEYLQPQYTLPSPSYFSRTAIPDMYENVKHIIVSHLKEAESGVIHFTAGIWMSSQTREYLTLTAHWVTFDSSFKPHNEDYHCSALLHVSQIDCDYNGVSVQKHLEYLWEAWITSFGLQIGITVTDNHSIGKTLNENDRSSVECFGHTVDLIVNEAIKSQRMVQNLLSIARKICERVHRSTRAKEKLADRQKEYGLPQHPLIQDVPSKWNTSFHMLERLIEQKRAIDEMSIECNFRELISCDQWEVMQSVCHALKPFEAASKEMSMHTATLSQVIPMIHILNRKIEMLFEETMGIDTMLKSLKEAMVCRLSSTLHDPRYVFATLLDPRYKASLFSEEEAEEYKLGLIRELEILNSTSDDAPVLNGCNKHSPNHKEDNIWSLMANIKKSKNFKEKLPEDIVLAYLEEEVLEHNCDPLTYWNLKKSSWPVLSKLAVRFLGCPPSIVPSEKLFNTSNDSGSFNQTRLMMEHFEQLIFLKVNLPLIYFQY; this comes from the coding sequence ATGGAAACAAGCACCATAAAAGTTGAACAAGATGATGAAATGCATGGTGAGGTCAGCCATGTACAAATTAAAACTGAAGCAAATGAaataaaagaaggcaaaataaaagCAGGTGAAAGTGGTGATGAACAAGAAGACAAGGAACAACATTGCCCTGATACCTCACAAACTTTATCTACTGAAAACGAGGAAGATTATGGAATTCTGTTTTCACAGTATACTACAACACTCTATGATGCGGCGATGGAAGCTGTTACACAAAGCATACTTACAAATAAAAATATCAGCAATCGAAAAAAGTCCCCAGCCTGGAACCATTTTTTCATTTCTCCACGAGACAGTACCAAAGCTATATGCATGTACTGTATGAAAGAATTTAGTCGGGGCAAAAATGAAAAAGACCTTAGTACAAGTTGTCTCATGAGACATGTAAGAAGGGCACACCCTAGAGTACTTGCCTCTGAAAATGGAAATTCATCAGGTATCTCATATTCTCCTCCCACATTAGTTCTACCTCTGCAGCCTCCAGATGTTGTGGACACTAGTATCGCACCTACAAAAATGAGGAAACTTGCAACAAAGGTATCTCCAGAAAAGGTCGTGGACGAGCCTTCATCAGTTATTTCTTCAGATGAAATTTCTTCAGACGTGTCAATATCTGAAAAAAATGTTAAGGAAGAAGTTTCAGCCTCCCCCTCAGCTGTACCAAACAGCCAGTCTGATGAAAGTGCAGAGAATATAACAGAGAAACCGATTTCAAATCCCAAAAATTCCTCTGGCTCTAGAAGAAGATCTGCTGTTTGGAAACATTTTTATTTGTCTCCACTGGATAACTCAAAAGCTGTTTGCATCCACTGCATGAACGAATTTAGCAGGGGCAAGAATGGAAAAGATTTGGGCACAAGTTGCTTAATAAGGCATATGTGGCGGGCTCATCGTTCAATAGTTTTGCAAGAAAATAGTGGAGGCACAAGTTTGCCACCTCCTTATTCTGTTCCTCCTACTCTCTTGCCATCTATTTTACCTGCAGATGGAGAGGTTGTTTCTGCTGCAGCATCTCCAGGAAAAATGGGAAAAGACCCTGTTTCTGTACCTCCATCTCCTGATAGGGTATCAGAAGATTTGCAGTACTGTTCTTCTAATGGTGACTTAATTATTGATGATGGAACACCAGTCCTGCATTCTTCAGAAAATGTGGGTGAAGCTTTATGTTCTCCTGGAAAAACAAAGCAGTGTCATGGCTCATCGGGATATGATGCACCTGtccaacaaaacaaaaaagttataaaaaggtTAAAATCTGAAGTTTGGCTTCACTTTACCTTATCCCCAAATGATAATTTGAAAGCTGTGTGTAGATATTGTAACTGCATGATTAGCAGAGGTAAGAATGGGGATTTCGGAACTAGCTGTTTAATGAGACATCTTTATAGGCGGCATCCAGAAATCGTTTTAAACCAAAAAAGTTTTGACGTCAGTCTAGCCAATTCTCCATATGCTACATTAGCATCTGCGGAATGCTCATCCTCAAAAATGATAGATTTGTCAACTGTTGCAGTTCATGATAATCAGGTTGTTTTTCCTTCAAATAGTAAGAAGACCTCAAAACTGTGGAATCATTTTTCAATTTGTTCTGCAGATTCAACTAAAGTAATCTGTATGCACTGTGGACGCACAATAAGCAGAGGGAAGAAACCAACAAATTTAGGCACCAGTTGTCTTTTGAGGCACTTGCAGAGATTTCATAGCAATGTGTTACAAACCAACGGTGTTTCAGAAACCTCACCATCTGCCGATGTACATCTGCCAGGAAATTCTGGTTTATCAGTGTCGTCTTTTGATGAAACCAATGATAAATTTAGTGACTCTCATCCTGTTGCCAAAAAAATCACAAGTCTTGTAGCTGAAATGATTGCACTTGATCTTCAACCATACTCATTTGTGGATAATGTTGGGTTCAACAGACTTCTTGAATACCTTCAACCTCAATATACATTGCCATCCCCATCTTACTTTTCTAGGACCGCTATTCCAGATATGTATGAAAATGTGAAACACATAATTGTGTCCCACTTAAAAGAAGCGGAGAGTGGCGTAATACATTTTACAGCAGGGATCTGGATGAGTAGTCAGACACGGGAATATCTAACACTTACTGCTCACTGGGTTACTTTTGATTCCTCTTTTAAGCCACACAATGAAGACTACCACTGTTCTGCACTTCTGCATGTTTCTCAGATTGACTGTGACTATAATGGTGTCAGTGTTCAAAAACACCTAGAATACTTGTGGGAGGCCTGGATTACCTCATTTGGGCTTCAGATAGGAATCACCGTTACTGATAATCACAGCATAGGGAAAACATTAAATGAAAATGATCGGTCAAGTGTTGAATGTTTTGGGCACACTGTTGATCTTATCGTAAATGAAGCCATTAAGAGTCAAAGAATGGTTCAAAATCTGCTTAGCATTGCAAGAAAAATTTGTGAACGTGTTCACAGATCAACAAGAGCAAAGGAGAAGCTAGCAGATCGCCAAAAAGAGTATGGATTACCTCAGCATCCACTGATTCAAGATGTACCCTCAAAATGGAATACTTCATTTCATATGTTGGAACGATTAATTGAACAAAAAAGGGCAATTGATGAGATGTCAATCGAATGCAACTTCCGGGAATTGATAAGCTGTGACCAGTGGGAGGTTATGCAGTCTGTCTGTCATGCACTAAAACCCTTTGAAGCTGCCAGTAAAGAAATGAGCATGCACACAGCTACTTTAAGTCAGGTAATTCCAATGATTCACATACTTAACCGAAAGATTGAAATGTTGTTCGAGGAGACAATGGGGATAGACACCATGCTGAAATCTCTTAAGGAAGCTATGGTTTGTCGCTTGTCCTCCACACTTCATGATCCAAGATATGTATTTGCAACACTTTTGGACCCTCGGTACAAAGCATCCTTATTTTCTGAGGAGGAAGCCGAGGAGTACAAACTAGGATTAATCAGGGAACTGGAAATACTTAATTCTACCTCAGATGATGCTCCTGTTCTTAACGGGTGTAACAAACATTCTCCTAACCACAAAGAGGACAATATTTGGTCACTCATGGCCAACATTAAAAAGTCCAagaattttaaagaaaaattgCCTGAAGATATTGTGTTGGCGTACTTGGAAGAAGAAGTCCTTGAGCATAACTGTGATCCACTTACTTACTGGAATTTAAAGAAATCCTCATGGCCAGTTCTGTCTAAGCTGGCAGTCCGATTTCTTGGTTGTCCACCTAGCATTGTTCCATCAGAGAAGCTTTTTAACACCTCAAATGACAGTGGAAGTTTTAACCAAACTAGACTAATGATGGAACATTTTGAGCAACTCATTTTTTTAAAGGTTAATCTCCCCTTAATATACTTTCAGTATTGA